One window of the Gopherus evgoodei ecotype Sinaloan lineage unplaced genomic scaffold, rGopEvg1_v1.p scaffold_36_arrow_ctg1, whole genome shotgun sequence genome contains the following:
- the LOC115641954 gene encoding olfactory receptor 51G2-like isoform X3, producing MYVISIVGNSVILFIIKTDPSLHEPMYIFLSMLAITDLGLSIATMPTILGIYLFNSREISLDSCFVQLFFIHSLSFIESSVLLLMAFDRFIAICNPLRYASILTPPRITKMGLVLLLRGVALAFPLPFLLKRFQYCQANVLSHSYCLHQSVMTMACSDITVNSIYDLFIIVSTVGLDSLLILLSYIMILKTVLSITSHAECLRALSTCITHVCAILVFYMPVIGLSLIHRSGKSFSPLLQILLGYVYLLVPPLMNPIVYSMQSKDLRTRIIKVFTK from the coding sequence ATGTATGTTATTtcgatagtaggaaattcagtcattctgttcattataaaaacagatccaagcctccatgagcccatgtacattttcctttccatgttggccatcacagaccttggcttatCGATAGCCACCATGCCGACGATACTGGGTATATACTTGTTTAACTCTAGGGAAATCAGCCTAGATTCATGTTTTgttcagctgttcttcatccattcTCTTTCATTCATTGAATCCTCTGTGCTcctgttgatggcctttgaccgcttcatcgcaatctgtaacccactgagatATGCTTCCATCTTAACTCCACCGAGAATAACTAAAATGGGACTGGTACTTCTGCTAAGAGGGGTGGCCTTAGCATtcccactcccctttctcctgaaACGGTTCCAATACTGTCaagccaatgtcctctcccattcctactgcCTGCACCAGTCGGTCATGACGATGGCTTGTTCGGACATCACAGTCAACAGTATCTATGACTTGTTCATAATAGTCTCCACGGTGGGGTTGGACTCACTGCTCATCCTGCTATCTTACATCatgatcctcaaaacagtgcttAGCATCACATCCCACGCGGAGTGCCTCAGAGCCTTGAGCACCTGCATCACCCATGTCTGCGCCATCCTGGTCTTCTACATGCCAGTGATTGGCCTTTCTCTGATACACAGATCTGGGAAGAGTttttctcccttgcttcagattctCCTGGGCTATGTCTACCTGCTGGTCCCGCCCCTGATGAACCCAATCGTGTACAGCATGCAAAGCAAAGACCTTCGCACGAGGATAATCAAGGTGTTCACCAAGTGA
- the LOC115641954 gene encoding olfactory receptor 51G2-like isoform X1 produces the protein MSAVNDTKFTPAVFLLTGISGQEDVHLWISIVFCLMYVISIVGNSVILFIIKTDPSLHEPMYIFLSMLAITDLGLSIATMPTILGIYLFNSREISLDSCFVQLFFIHSLSFIESSVLLLMAFDRFIAICNPLRYASILTPPRITKMGLVLLLRGVALAFPLPFLLKRFQYCQANVLSHSYCLHQSVMTMACSDITVNSIYDLFIIVSTVGLDSLLILLSYIMILKTVLSITSHAECLRALSTCITHVCAILVFYMPVIGLSLIHRSGKSFSPLLQILLGYVYLLVPPLMNPIVYSMQSKDLRTRIIKVFTK, from the coding sequence atgtcagctgtcaatgacaccaaattcaCACCTGCTGTGTTCCTTCTCACTGGGATATCTGGGCAGGAAGACGTTCATCTCTGGATCTCTATTGTCTTCTGCTTAATGTATGTTATTtcgatagtaggaaattcagtcattctgttcattataaaaacagatccaagcctccatgagcccatgtacattttcctttccatgttggccatcacagaccttggcttatCGATAGCCACCATGCCGACGATACTGGGTATATACTTGTTTAACTCTAGGGAAATCAGCCTAGATTCATGTTTTgttcagctgttcttcatccattcTCTTTCATTCATTGAATCCTCTGTGCTcctgttgatggcctttgaccgcttcatcgcaatctgtaacccactgagatATGCTTCCATCTTAACTCCACCGAGAATAACTAAAATGGGACTGGTACTTCTGCTAAGAGGGGTGGCCTTAGCATtcccactcccctttctcctgaaACGGTTCCAATACTGTCaagccaatgtcctctcccattcctactgcCTGCACCAGTCGGTCATGACGATGGCTTGTTCGGACATCACAGTCAACAGTATCTATGACTTGTTCATAATAGTCTCCACGGTGGGGTTGGACTCACTGCTCATCCTGCTATCTTACATCatgatcctcaaaacagtgcttAGCATCACATCCCACGCGGAGTGCCTCAGAGCCTTGAGCACCTGCATCACCCATGTCTGCGCCATCCTGGTCTTCTACATGCCAGTGATTGGCCTTTCTCTGATACACAGATCTGGGAAGAGTttttctcccttgcttcagattctCCTGGGCTATGTCTACCTGCTGGTCCCGCCCCTGATGAACCCAATCGTGTACAGCATGCAAAGCAAAGACCTTCGCACGAGGATAATCAAGGTGTTCACCAAGTGA
- the LOC115641954 gene encoding olfactory receptor 51G2-like isoform X2, whose protein sequence is MMSSVNDTKFTPAVFLLTGISGQEDVHLWISIVFCLMYVISIVGNSVILFIIKTDPSLHEPMYIFLSMLAITDLGLSIATMPTILGIYLFNSREISLDSCFVQLFFIHSLSFIESSVLLLMAFDRFIAICNPLRYASILTPPRITKMGLVLLLRGVALAFPLPFLLKRFQYCQANVLSHSYCLHQSVMTMACSDITVNSIYDLFIIVSTVGLDSLLILLSYIMILKTVLSITSHAECLRALSTCITHVCAILVFYMPVIGLSLIHRSGKSFSPLLQILLGYVYLLVPPLMNPIVYSMQSKDLRTRIIKVFTK, encoded by the exons atgaTGTCTT ctgtcaatgacaccaaattcaCACCTGCTGTGTTCCTTCTCACTGGGATATCTGGGCAGGAAGACGTTCATCTCTGGATCTCTATTGTCTTCTGCTTAATGTATGTTATTtcgatagtaggaaattcagtcattctgttcattataaaaacagatccaagcctccatgagcccatgtacattttcctttccatgttggccatcacagaccttggcttatCGATAGCCACCATGCCGACGATACTGGGTATATACTTGTTTAACTCTAGGGAAATCAGCCTAGATTCATGTTTTgttcagctgttcttcatccattcTCTTTCATTCATTGAATCCTCTGTGCTcctgttgatggcctttgaccgcttcatcgcaatctgtaacccactgagatATGCTTCCATCTTAACTCCACCGAGAATAACTAAAATGGGACTGGTACTTCTGCTAAGAGGGGTGGCCTTAGCATtcccactcccctttctcctgaaACGGTTCCAATACTGTCaagccaatgtcctctcccattcctactgcCTGCACCAGTCGGTCATGACGATGGCTTGTTCGGACATCACAGTCAACAGTATCTATGACTTGTTCATAATAGTCTCCACGGTGGGGTTGGACTCACTGCTCATCCTGCTATCTTACATCatgatcctcaaaacagtgcttAGCATCACATCCCACGCGGAGTGCCTCAGAGCCTTGAGCACCTGCATCACCCATGTCTGCGCCATCCTGGTCTTCTACATGCCAGTGATTGGCCTTTCTCTGATACACAGATCTGGGAAGAGTttttctcccttgcttcagattctCCTGGGCTATGTCTACCTGCTGGTCCCGCCCCTGATGAACCCAATCGTGTACAGCATGCAAAGCAAAGACCTTCGCACGAGGATAATCAAGGTGTTCACCAAGTGA